A region from the Rosa rugosa chromosome 6, drRosRugo1.1, whole genome shotgun sequence genome encodes:
- the LOC133715546 gene encoding GDSL esterase/lipase CPRD49-like encodes MVGPPRPQFVLFGSSIVQFSFSNGGWGSVLSDLYARKADILLRGYFGWNSRRALEVLDQVFPKDAAVQPSLVIVYFGGNDSMGPHPSGLGPHVPLPEYIENMRKIANHLQSLSDSTRIIFLSCPPVNEATVRANKSPYLSELVRTNELCQQYSEACIKLCQELDIKVVDLFTAIQKGENCFTDGIHLSAEGSKIVAEEILKVLREADWKPSLHWKSMPTEFAEDSPYDLVAADGKTTLNPSEWTFYRDFHWNSL; translated from the exons ATGGTGGGACCCCCGAGGCCTCAGTTTGTTCTGTTCGGATCCTCCATAGTCCAGTTCAGCTTCAGCAACGGCGGCTGGGGCTCCGTTCTCTCCGACCTCTACGCTCGCAAA GCAGACATATTGCTGCGTGGTTACTTCGGATGGAATTCACGGCGTGCGCTAGAGGTGCTTGATCAAGTTTTTCCCAAG GATGCAGCTGTTCAACCTTCTTTGGTGATAGTCTATTTTGGCGGGAATGATTCTATGGGGCCTCATCCATCTGGGCTAGGACCTCATGTACCACTTCCTGAGTATATTGAGAACATGAGGAAGATTGCAAATCATCTCCAG AGCCTTTCAGATTCAACACGCATCATTTTTCTTAGTTGTCCTCCCGTGAATGAGGCCACAGTTCGTGCAAATAAAAG TCCTTATCTCAGCGAGTTAGTAAGAACGAATGAGCTATGCCAACAATATTCCGAAGCTTGTATAAAGCTATGCCAGGAACTGGATATCAAGGTGGTTGATCTTTTTACGGCAATACAGAAAGGAGAAAACTGTTTTAC aGATGGGATTCATTTATCAGCTGAAGGGAGCAAAATAGTGGCGGAGGAGATACTGAAAGTACTGAGAGAAGCTGATTGGAAGCCAAGTTTACACTGGAAATCCATGCCAACAGAATTTGCAGAGGATTCACCATATGATCTTGTTGCTGCTGATGGAAAGACGACGTTAAATCCCTCCGAATGGACGTTTTATAGAGATTTTCACTGGAACTCTCTATAA
- the LOC133714353 gene encoding DNA replication complex GINS protein psf3-like — protein sequence MGNYYDIDDILAEEELVSVVFQKGANGVGIDPSAEAYSVEPGSRVKLPFWLAYELHARQVVTMKLPACFNQQTRLELGADGKAVDLRSRCLYFYEFGCKIAPLVGDRDMGSFLLSAFRNRYQEVLAKAHSAAYTAASKLLTLLTKEEINLYEAAQSSMAAFKKWRMGGPRLQRASVLGRKRKSTD from the exons ATGGGAAATTACTATGACATTGACGATATTCTTGCCGAGGAAGAG CTTGTCTCAGTTGTTTTCCAGAAAGGAGCAAATGGGGTTGGAATTGATCCTAGTGCTGAAGCCTACAGT GTCGAACCAGGTTCAAGGGTCAAGCTGCCGTTCTGGCTTGCTTATGAATTACACGCAAGACAAGTAGTGACGATGAAGCTTCCTGCGTGTTTCAATCAACA AACAAGGCTGGAACTGGGGGCTGATGGAAAAGCTGTGGATTTGAGATCTCGATGTCTATACTTCTATGAATTTGGATGCAAGATAGCACCACT GGTTGGTGATAGAGACATGGGATCATTCCTGTTATCTGCATTCAGAAACAGGTATCAGGAAGTCCTGGCCAAGGCACATTCTGCAGCATATACAGCAGCTTCAAAACTCTTGACGCTCTtaacaaaagaagaaatcaaCT TGTATGAGGCAGCTCAATCCTCCATGGCAGCCTTTAAGAAGTGGCGGATGGGTGGCCCGAGATTGCAGAGAGCTTCCGTACTTGGGAGGAAGAGGAAATCAACTGACTAG